In the Patescibacteria group bacterium genome, one interval contains:
- a CDS encoding class I SAM-dependent methyltransferase gives MDKNTQKELLTIVKDNYESIAAEFDETRKKGIWPELLNLTRDVKDGDKMLDAGCGNGRLLEAFAGKKIKYLGIDQSENLITLAQKQYPESEFAVADILDLGKINELDFDFVYSIAVLHHLPDQELRINALRQMKNKIKDDGRIIISAWNLWANKKNKKLIWKYFFLKLIGKNKMDFGDILFHWKNEAEDVSKKRYYHAFTKWELTRLVKKSGLKIEKLYKDEYNYYLVLKK, from the coding sequence ATGGATAAAAATACACAAAAAGAATTGCTAACCATCGTTAAAGATAATTATGAAAGTATTGCGGCGGAGTTTGATGAGACGCGCAAGAAAGGCATTTGGCCAGAGTTGTTAAATCTGACCAGAGACGTAAAAGACGGTGACAAGATGCTTGATGCTGGTTGTGGCAATGGACGCCTGTTAGAGGCGTTTGCTGGTAAGAAAATAAAGTATCTAGGCATTGATCAAAGTGAAAATTTAATTACCTTGGCACAGAAGCAGTATCCTGAATCTGAATTTGCCGTGGCTGATATTTTAGATTTGGGTAAGATTAATGAATTAGATTTTGATTTTGTTTATTCAATTGCTGTATTACATCACTTGCCAGATCAAGAGTTACGCATTAACGCCTTGCGTCAGATGAAAAACAAGATTAAGGATGATGGGCGAATTATAATCTCAGCATGGAATTTGTGGGCAAATAAAAAAAATAAAAAGCTAATTTGGAAGTATTTCTTTTTGAAATTAATTGGTAAAAACAAAATGGATTTCGGTGATATTTTATTTCACTGGAAAAATGAAGCGGAGGATGTTTCGAAGAAAAGATATTATCATGCGTTTACAAAATGGGAATTGACGCGATTGGTGAAAAAGTCAGGCTTGAAGATTGAGAAGTTGTATAAGGATGAGTATAATTATTATTTGGTTTTAAAGAAGTAA